DNA from Bacteroidia bacterium:
GTTACTTACCAAGCTTTAGGGATTGGTTCTGGCGGATTTACAGGCGGTGGAATTTGGAAATCTGTTGATGATGGCAATACCTTTAATAGACTTGCCGCTACCATTCCTCCTGCAAACCAAGCTTATACTCCATGGACTACTGAATTCCAAAAATTAGCTTCCGATCCTGTTGATTCTAACAGAATATATGCGGCAAGCGCACGAGGTTTGTATATTTCACAAAATGCAGGAGCTACTTGGACGATTGAAAATACTACCCGAACATCAGCTTCTGATGACGTAGAAGTTGCATCCGACGGTTCTGTTTTTGCAGCTATTGGTGCTGCTTGTTTCACATCCAGCACTGGGCTTCCAGGTTCATTTACAAAAGTGGGTACTTCCTTACCAGGTGGCAATATGATTTCGCTTGCCATCGCACCACAAGATCCTAATTATTTATATGCTTCACTAGCAAATGGTTCAGGTGGATTAATAGGTATTTATCAATCTGTGGACAAAGGTGCAACTTGGAATGATATTGGACCTGGCGGCAGCATTTTATTTAATCCTTTTGCTTCAGGAGGTGGAGAGACTTTATCAGGTCAAGGGACGTATGATAATATTATCGCCGTTTATCCGAACAATAAATACAAGGTGATAGTTGGCGGTACTACGTTGTATTCTTGGACACAAACCAACACGAGTACACCAGGTGCTGGACAATGGACAAGCATCAGCAATTATTTCGGCTTCCCAGGCTATGCGTATTATGTACATCCTGATCAACACGCTATAACATTTGATTTAACCAATCCAAATACCGTTTATTTTGGAAACGATGGTGGAGTTTATAAATCATTGGATGGCGGTGTTACTTTTAATGCCTACAACAGAGGATACGATGTTACTCAAAATTATTCCGTTGCTTTTCAGCCGACGCAAGTTAATAATTATGGAATGATGGGTGGAGCACAAGATAATGGAACCAATTACATCAGTGGTAACTCCACACCTATCATGGATGCTGCCGAAATAAATGGCGGCGATGGTGTAGATGCAGAAATATCTCAATTAAATGGAAATGCTTTTTTTGCCGGTTCGCCGAATAGTCCAATTGTTCGCTCGTCTAACCAAGGTGCTTCATTTGCTCAGTTTTACAGTATCCGTCTTGCAGCTTTAACTCAAAATATTTTTGTGGTTCCTACAGCTTTATATGAAAGCGCAAACGACCCATTAAGCCATGATTCCACAATGTTTATTGCCGATAAAAACTATGCTGTTGGCGATACAGTTCATACTGTAAGTCCACGCAATAACAGCACCCCTTTTAGTTTTGTAACAAATACCCCATTTCTAAAGGACAGTACTTATCAGATACAAGATTTAGTACAATCAAAATTAGTTGTAGGGTATGATGGAGCCAGTGGCGTTTGGATGACCGTAAGACCAATTGATTTTTCAACAACACCGTATTGGTATCAAATTACTCCCAATGTAAATGGAGAAGTTACTACTATGGCTTTTTCGCCTGATGGAGATCATTTGTTTGTCGGTACAAGCGGAGGACAATTATCGAGAGTGGATAACCTGTCACAAATATTACATTCCGATGGATTCC
Protein-coding regions in this window:
- a CDS encoding T9SS type A sorting domain-containing protein — translated: MKKTNKLAIAASATFLGGIAFVAILSVASQHTRRYQPNTTKNVSDDDQDRGFRGEFDYFNNRRKNTKTGVVDPNDVIKAQLAVENFSKNNMRKASSTNSTQSSIVLNWKENGPDNVGGRTRAILVDKYNHNHIFAGSVSGGLWISNNAGSTWSKYNDQLQNLCVTCITQSANGDIYFGTGEGVTYQALGIGSGGFTGGGIWKSVDDGNTFNRLAATIPPANQAYTPWTTEFQKLASDPVDSNRIYAASARGLYISQNAGATWTIENTTRTSASDDVEVASDGSVFAAIGAACFTSSTGLPGSFTKVGTSLPGGNMISLAIAPQDPNYLYASLANGSGGLIGIYQSVDKGATWNDIGPGGSILFNPFASGGGETLSGQGTYDNIIAVYPNNKYKVIVGGTTLYSWTQTNTSTPGAGQWTSISNYFGFPGYAYYVHPDQHAITFDLTNPNTVYFGNDGGVYKSLDGGVTFNAYNRGYDVTQNYSVAFQPTQVNNYGMMGGAQDNGTNYISGNSTPIMDAAEINGGDGVDAEISQLNGNAFFAGSPNSPIVRSSNQGASFAQFYSIRLAALTQNIFVVPTALYESANDPLSHDSTMFIADKNYAVGDTVHTVSPRNNSTPFSFVTNTPFLKDSTYQIQDLVQSKLVVGYDGASGVWMTVRPIDFSTTPYWYQITPNVNGEVTTMAFSPDGDHLFVGTSGGQLSRVDNLSQILHSDGFPVHGVPFIDSVTGDVSSAQHVETTKTIINGGGQYITRIAVDPNNGNNVVITLGNYGNNTYVMYSNNALSASPTFTSAQGNLPKMPLYSDLITKDNPKEVIIGSEYGVWVTADITQGAGTVWTQANNNEMPNCPVLMIRQQTLPYWWSNINNSGMIYVGTHGRGMWSCDNYFHAFTTGVPEQSISKTSVVIYPNPMINNGTVAFSTDKSENVVLNFYDLQGKLMKTMNDNTMPGENKIPFTTDGLSAGTYLLSITGSTAHSVSRFV